Genomic segment of Malania oleifera isolate guangnan ecotype guangnan chromosome 7, ASM2987363v1, whole genome shotgun sequence:
TATGAAGAATATTTTTTGTGCTTACTTTACTTGCATACTTTAAGAATCAACAGATAGGCTTCTCACTTAAAATAATGTTAATCAAATTACAAGTCTAGCCCTTTATCTGTTCTTGGTTTACACCGTTATATCTTTTTGAAAATGACTGGTGAAATTAggtaaataatattttacaacGCAAAATCTTAATTTGAGTATTGCAATATGGGGGAGAAAGCCTATTTTCAAATCGGGAGATAAATTTTGTATGTGTGCTTTTTCTTGAATCGAGATTTTGACGAAAATTTTTACATCTTAGACTTCAGAATTAGGCATGCTAAGGTGTATGAGTTGACAAAGAGAGGAATGAGTCGtaatatttacaaaatatttaattagctttttaaatttaaatttttttttatttaaaacatgCATTATGGATAATAATTACAATTCTAAATCATTAAATAGTCCTTGAAACCACTGGATCTCAGCATATAATAGGTTATTTCTCAGAGGGTAGAAAAAAGAAAATTGGATGCATGTGATGACAACATGCACCTGCCGGCTTCATATTTCACTCGCCCCAACCAGCAGCCCTACTCCACTCTCTCCCTTATTCCTTTTTTTCCCGAGAAAGGCTTGAACACAGTTTGGattaaggaaaaaggaaaagtaaggaaaagaaaagatttattttttattttttttctatatcaaatattaCTAAGAATTAAATTTTAGTTCAATgagattaaaaattttataaatttaatgtaattggtgtttaaaatcatatttctattCATTgatttagatattttttttttgttttatttcttactttccttgataaccaaatatttttctttcttttgtctaAGATTTCTCAAGTTCCAAATGGGGACTTAGTGATTGCCCAAGTGACAATTCAATGGGAGGAGTTGGGTTTAATGAGACTATAACTCTATGTTTGTGTAgtacttgaatttggatttgtactggatttgaataagatatgACATAAAATTGCATTATAATTTGTCTGAATCtacccaaattcaaatttaaagttcaaaattcatactctgaaatatatatatttgattatcaaatttaaaacaaattaagaaaatctttttttttttttttaaataagttaAATAAAGGATAAAGAAAGGAAGACGTGAACTATATATATGTCCGCTCTCTCTAGATTCAATCAATATGAGGTTCTACTAACAATCTTCTTCTTTCATAGAGGTAGGTCACCAATATAACCAAACACCAATGACACCATTTACTTTGCGGTCACTAAAGTTTGAACACAACTAAAGAAGTTCCTCAAAAGATCAAATATGAGTACAAAATCTCCCAAGGTAAATGTTAAGCTAGGTACACAGAATTTGGAATTATCTCTCTTTGAAGAAGATAAACAAATTTGAGAGATTTAAGAGAGGTTGAGAATACTAGTATAGGCAAATGTGACAGTAGTATCCTCTACTTCCTTTCTTCGGgcttagaatatatatatagagtttaaaaacaaaCTAGTAGTTTTTTGTCCATTAGGATATGTTAGTTGGTCAGATAGTCGACCACTCTACTGGATTGGTCGACCTATCCCAAAGGCTAGTTGACCTATTCCTAGGGCTGATCAACCTATCCCTCAGTAATATGCATGATACAATCTATTCCTACTCATTTCAAATTTCTCATAAATCTAAAAACTTTTTCACTAAATTTGGGGTTTGAAATAAGATTTTCTTGTGCCATCCTGTGATAAAAAAATGGAGTTTAAGCAGACAAACGTATAATTGAGAGAGATAAATAAGTATAGAAAGATAAATAAAAGGATCTTTGAATTCTCtcaatcttcaagctttaatggCTTAAAATTTGTTAAATTAGAACTGAAAAGTAACGTCATTAATGTAAAatagtttgttattatcaaaacctaGTCTATGAAACCTTGAGACTAAAAAGAATGaacatttttcatcataaaatttGAAACCCACCACAGGTAGTTGATCCTAGTGAGAGATTTGATTTGGTGTGGGTGCTAATGATAAAATCTTATTATACTTTAGTAGACTAAATATTATATAACATCTTGTGattgatgaatttcaaattttacgtattggAATCATTTCTTTTGTCATAATTTTctttctccaatttcttcaaggGATGCCATGTTATCATGTCTAAGGAACAATCATTCTTATAACTTATTTAAATTTTGTACCAAAAATATATTAAGAATTATGACAAAATATATAGGAATAATGGcaaaatttataattgtaaatTATTCTAGAAAATGCATGCATGTGAAATGcataaaaaatctattttttttttatagagatTACTGTATAAAGTCCACATTATAGTTAAATTCCTAAACTATTTTATGTAAAATTAAATTTAGTTGgtgtttgtttaattaattattgttgTTGGCATGGTAAAATTCGTATTTGTGGAACTAGAATATTAATATAGTGATCACCTTACTTGATTTGGTttaattttaggaattttaaaaagaacaAAGAACTCAAAATTTGAGATTgatatattcaaaaattatgcaTTCAAGTAATTTCATTTATTCTAAAATTACTTTTACACCATTGTAGTAATTTTCAAAGATTAATGAAATTTTAGGGTTTTTCACGGGGTTCTAATCTTTCtagtttgaaatttaattttaaaattttttaaaaagataaaattatttttacacaattatagtaattttcaaagatcaatgaagtTTCAGGATTTTGCTCAAGGTTCTATTATTGTAGTGTGAgtttaatttataattaaaatatattttatttattttaattgaaaattttgatagtCTAAGCCTAATAATGAACTTATACACTGGTTTCGTAACATGCACTCCCTCACATTTTGTGATTAATCTATTTTTGACATGTGCATAGTGCAGACCTTATTTTATGTGTCCTTAGGTACAAGTAGTTTTCTAATAGTGATCCTAAGATTGACATCATCACATAATCTATTACGGTCTATAATCTGTAGTTTTCTGATATGAcataaaaataagattgaaaaaataaattaaaaattaacaaaaagCGAAAATCAAGGTTCTACAATTAACCTTCAATTAATACCATTAAACCAAGATGAAACCTCCCATCGTCAACATAATTAGCGAATAAATGCTAAATTTAATAAGGGCATGTCATCTCCAACTATAAAAGGAGACATCCAGAGAAATGGTAAGCATCTCATTGATGTAGAATGGGGATGGTCGACTTatgtcctacggttcaaccctcacaagcaagcacatacactcaatacaatttaaaacaagagtttgattaactaaacataaacacaataaatcaagcttcatttcacatgttgaaggattttgaaaaggtgtatgatgctattcagaaataagtcccaattgattctttcacaaaggaatcaagttaaacacgaaaaatatgctatttcaatattttaagaATGGAAGTTCTATGTTTAGCATAACAATATTCCCAGAATTGATTTTAAActtagcaagtatcaatattgttgttagccttagtggctaaggTATCCCATCTAgttggttttgataataacaacccattagtgaccCTCAGGTTAACTAATCTACATCCTCAAGTTCAGTTCAGGTTTATAGGACAATACCAAAGCAAGCATGAGGATCAGATGTACAATTATGAAGAAATGAGCAAAAGTCATGACCAAAGTCAACACAAGGAATACTCaaattaagcacaaccaaccggAGCTTATGTGAATACttgtttatgcttatatgtatgttgggttgtgtgtgagcTGATAGGAAATGTCTTGTAACTCTTGTGCTTGTGATGGTTGATGAGAATATCTTGCAAGAGATGAGCAAATGCATGTGCATTTAGTTCATGTAGTATAGAACATCAAAATAAGTTTTTACATGTATACCAAGTCATGCTAGAGCATAAGATGTCCAAACGAGCCTTCAACCTTGGTTTTCTAAACAAGACATCTTAAAACATCATTAGGACAAGCCTAAACTTTCATTAGGATCAATATAATTCATATGCACTTGTCCTTGTATGGGTTAACTCATTTGGAGGCTTATTAATGTGAAAAaaataggggactcgtcgactaAAAAATCCAGTAGCCTTGATTGATAAAATGACTAGGCAAGTCGTCAACGAATGGATAGCATTCGTCGACTAGTGAGgttgactcgtcgacaaacaggCTTGGCTCATTTATGAATAATTCCAGTAGCTAAATTCATTTTGTCAGCCCAGGTGACTTGTCGATGAAAGCAGGTGACTCATCGACTAGTGAGTGCGACTTGTCGATGACTCGATGGCACTCGTCAATGATTGACTACGAGTAGACCCGTAATAAATGAGCTTCAAACAACTATTTTTTGCTTGGTCTTGCATCAATATATTCCCAACGGTCAGCCAATGACTAGCTCGTCCCCTTGCCCATAAATATTACCCGTTGGCATTTATTAAGAACATGGATTGAGCTTTGGTTGTTGATTAAGTTAGTTGAAGCATTCATTTTAGGGTTCATATTGCTTAAAGCTCTCTTGCACTTTATTCTTGTTATTCATCACATGTtgaagagagtagtgtgaggtttcaATCTGTATTATCAACTCAAGAAGGGGCATCTCTTGTAATCTTTTTTTGCTATTGATTCATTGTGaggttgaaggttcttggtgagccATTTGTAAGGTGGTTCTTGGTGAACACCTTGTTTTCAactcttggtgagcagctgggTTTGGTATCTAATTTGCAAAGGCTTCTCCGTCTTGAAAGGAGATCGTTTAGTGGATTTGGCAATCCTTGAATTGGTCTCAAGGCTTGGGTGTAGGCTGGGTACCGAACCACATTAATATCTTGGTGTCAagattttctttctctttctcattTATTTCATTTGCTTGTGATTATTTACTTTGAAATTTATTGTGATAAAATtcacttgtatcttgccaagatattTTTTTTGTAGAAAATATTATTATCTGCGAAAAGTGTCTATTCACCCCTGCTTTAGATGCACTCTTGGgttgacaagtggtatcagagctagtcgCTTGACCTTCGAAGTAAATTCTAGAGCGCAAAGATCAAATGGTAGATACGATTGAGACACCGCTCACCTAGGGACAATCTGTTGATCATCAACCTACATTCAGCGGGATAAACTACCCAGCATGGAAGAACTGAATTATCATTTTCATCCAATCCTACGATCTTAAAATGTGGAGAGTTATCATAAAGGGAGACTTTGAATTCAAGGGTGACAAAGGTGTACCTAAACAAATTGAGGAGTTATTAGACAACGAACCGAAGTTAGTTCAACTTAATTTCAAGACTAAGAACTTCCTTTATTGGGCTGTGTGTGATGAAGAATACAATCGTATTTGTGGGTGCGACAccacaaaggaaatttgggatatgTTCTAGGTAATGTATGAAGATACGTCACAAGTTAAGAaatctaaaatttatatgttagttaaataatatgaaatgtttaaatggAAGAAGGAGAATCAATTACTTCCATGTTTACCCGTTTTACATATATAAAAAATGGTTTCAAAGCACTTGGTAGGGATTATTCTATAGAggataatgtgcagaaagtccttcGTTCATTACTAGAATCATGGCATGCAAAGTCAACGGCCATCGAAGAAGCAAAGGATCTCTTAGAGGTCACTCTTGATGAGCTCATTGGATCTCTCATGACTTATGggatcaaaaagaaaaatgcaacACTTGAAGTTGAAAAGCCCAAAAAGACACTGGGGATCACCTTAAAGGTAGCAAGTCAAAAGGAAATGGTGGAGGAAGAAGTGAGTGACAATGAAGACGAAGTAGCTCTCCTTACAAGAAGACTTAGAAAATTTTTACTAAACAAGAGGGCTGGCAAGCAAAAGGAAAAGGGAGAATTTAGCATGaggtgctataattgcaagaaaaccGGACATCAAATGGTTGATTTCCCACAATTCAAAAACAAAAGGCAATGATCAGGAAGGAGACAAAAAAAAGAACAAAGCTATGAATGCAACCGGATGGGATGAGCTGGACGGAACTTCGACCGAGGGAGAATTTGAAGATGAAGTTGCCAACTTCTGTTTCATGGCGGATGATCAAGATGAGGTTAGTTCCGATGATGAATACTTTCCTTATTATGATGAATTGAAAGAAAATTGCAGAAAACTTTAATGAATTAGTTGCAACTAGAAGGAGAGATAAACATCTCGAAGAAATACACTCAAAATGCAAGAGAAAAGAGATATGTCTTTGTTCTGCTTTAAAGGAAGAAAATGCATCTTTGAGTACACAAATTGAAGAACTTGCTAAAAGTTCTCGAAAAGATCATGAgcttttccaaaataaaattgaaaatttgaaaaatcaaattgatgagAGTTTAAATGAAAACATGGCATTGAAAAAGAAAATCGAGGATCAAGGAAACATCATTTACAAATTTACCAacgggaaagaaaattttgataaactaCTTGGAATTCAAAGAATTGGGATTTACAAAGAAATTTTAGGTTATGGTTTATCATCACATAAATCTTTTGGTTTTGCAAATCTTTGGGTCAAGAGAAGTTCTTTACTAAGTAAAAACACAGCACCTAAACCAAACCCTTtgcatgaaaataaaatttgccTATACTGTGAGAGAAAGGGTCATGTACGCTTCACTTGCCCTTTTAGAGGAaacagaggaaaagaaaagaagtatGCATGGGTGATCAAGAACACTAACCCCCTAGGACCCAAGAAAGAATGGTACCAAAACATATCACCTAACTTTGTTTGCAGGTTTGCTTGAAGACTACTTCAATGAAGAACAAACGGTTCCTTGACAACGgttgttcaaggcacatgacaggAGACGCCAACAAATTCGCCTCTCTCACCTACAAGAAAGAAGGGTTTGTGACTTTCGAGATAACGCCAAGGGTAGAATCATAAGTAAAGGTAGAATGGGTAACACATCTCTT
This window contains:
- the LOC131160879 gene encoding uncharacterized protein LOC131160879; protein product: MEEGESITSMFTRFTYIKNGFKALGRDYSIEDNVQKVLRSLLESWHAKSTAIEEAKDLLEVTLDELIGSLMTYGIKKKNATLEVEKPKKTLGITLKVASQKEMVEEEVSDNEDEEGDKKKNKAMNATGWDELDGTSTEGEFEDEVANFCFMADDQDEVCLKTTSMKNKRFLDNGCSRHMTGDANKFASLTYKKEGFVTFEITPRVES